The following proteins are co-located in the Trichomycterus rosablanca isolate fTriRos1 chromosome 14, fTriRos1.hap1, whole genome shotgun sequence genome:
- the LOC134326279 gene encoding zinc finger protein 271-like codes for MNKRSIRWSRIALISVSEMQCGKSFKFQSVLKRHQRIHTVEKPYQCAQCVKSFNTQSKLEVHQHIHTGEKPYQCSQCGKHFNRQSHLKRHQRIHTGEKPYQCSQCGKSFNIQSNLKKHQHIHTGEKPYQCSHCGKSFNRQSHLKTHQHIHTGEKPYQCSQCGKHFNRQSHLKRHQRIHTGEKPYQCSQCGKSFNGQSCLKRHQRIHTGEKPYQCSQCGKSFNGQSHLKRHQRIHTGEKLYQCSQCGKSFNGQSALKRHQHIHTGENPYQCSQCGKSFNRQTNLKIHQRIHTGVKPYQCSQCGKSFNRKSALNTHKRIHTGEKPYQCSQCGKSFNGQSDLKRHQHIHTGEKPYQCSQCGKSFNQQSALKTHKRIHTGEKPYQCSQCGKSFNGQSDLKRHQNIHTGEKPYQCSQCGKSFNIPSHLKIHQRIHTGEKPCQCSQCGKSFITQSNLKKHQRIHILQK; via the exons ATGAATAAGCGCTCTATTAGATGGTCTCGGATAGCTCTCATAAGCGTCTCTGAGATGCAG tgtgggaagagcttcaagtTCCAGAGTGtgctcaaaagacaccagcgcattcacacagtagagaaaccgtatcagtgcgcacagtgtgtgaagagttttaatacacagagtaaacTTGaagtacaccagcacattcacactggagagaaaccgtatcagtgctcacagtgtggaaagcattttaatagacagagtcatctcaaaagacaccagcgcattcacactggggagaaaccgtatcagtgttcacagtgtggaaagagttttaatatacagagtaatctcaaaaaacaccagcacattcacactggagagaaaccgtatcagtgctcacattgtggaaagagttttaatagacagagtcatctcaaaacacaccagcacattcacactggagagaaaccgtatcagtgctcacagtgtggaaagcattttaatagacagagtcatctcaaaagacaccagcgcattcacactggagagaaaccgtatcagtgctcacagtgtggaaagagttttaatggacagagttgtctcaaaagacaccagcgcattcacactggagagaaaccgtatcagtgctcacagtgtggaaagagttttaatggacagagtcatctcaaaagacaccagcgcattcacactggagaaaaactgtatcagtgctcacagtgtggaaagagttttaatggacagagtgctctgaagagacaccagcacattcacactggagagaatccatatcagtgctcacagtgtggaaagagttttaatagacagactaatctcaaaatacaccagcgcattcacactggagtaaaaccatatcagtgctcacagtgtggaaagagttttaatcgaaagagtgctctcaatacacacaagcgcattcacactggagagaaaccgtatcagtgctcacagtgtggaaagagttttaatggacagagtgatctgaaaagacaccagcacattcacactggagagaaaccatatcagtgctcacagtgtggaaagagttttaatcaacagagtgctctcaaaacacacaagcgcattcacactggagagaaaccgtatcagtgctcacagtgtggaaagagttttaatggacagagtgatctaAAAAGACACCAGAACATTCACacgggagagaaaccgtatcagtgctcacagtgtggaaagagttttaatataccgagtcatctcaaaatacatcagcgcattcacactggagagaaaccgtgtcagtgctcacagtgtggaaagagttttattacacagagtaatctcaaaaaacaccagcgcattcacattttacagaaatga
- the LOC134326417 gene encoding uncharacterized protein LOC134326417 isoform X2: MSHNHHNQANFLIMPSQNKTRVTHVLSIFFFIPCKQHIPCNKSHQGGPFLTSVQDKARGFYLMSMQRDPSRWPMSNQCTWADASQGTGQGQGVLPHVNAPTIQQGLSRRFIPNQCAPVDRTVLEALREMDLKINYLTSLVESLVGGRRILPPQQQDDEDLNVIPLDSVEALENLEERLLSNGLKQRMINMLSLSGGHTMKKTIWRIASKVFTPNLAKSLNWCGRGDKRGLKQTACGQVIIAAAMKNPVLPAPTEAEAENCLKDYLRLATRKKTLNYILFSS, encoded by the exons ATGAGCCATAATCACCATAACCAAGCTAATTTTCTCATCATGCCCAGTCAAAACAAAACTAGAGTCACACATGTTCTgagtatctttttttttattccctgTAAACAGCATATACCATGCAACAAGAGCCATCAAGGTGGCCCATTTCTGACCAGTGTACAGGACAAGGCCAGGGGGTTCTACCTCATGTCAATG CAACGAGATCCATCAAGGTGGCCCATGTCCAACCAGTGTACATGGGCAGATGCTTCTCAAGGGACAGGACAAGGCCAGGGCGTCCTACCTCATGTCAACG CACCCACCATACAGCAGGGACTGTCAAGGCGGTTCATACCCAATCAGTGCGCAC ctGTAGACAGAACTGTCCTGGAGGCACTGAGAGAGATGGACCTGAAGATAAATTACCTGACATCTCTTGTAGAATCTCTTGTGGGTGGTCGTCGAATTTTGCCCCCACAACAGCAAGATGATGAAGACTTGAATGTCATCCCTCTGGATTCAGTAGAAGCCCTAGAAAATTTAGAAGAAAGGCTTCTGAGCAACGGACTGAAGCAAAGGATG ATTAACATGCTGTCACTAAGTGGTGGACATACCATGAAAAAGACAATCTGGAGAATTGCCAGCAAGGTGTTCACCCCCAACCTTGCGAAAAGCCTTAACTGGTGCGGCAGGGGAGACAAGCGAGGTCTAAAACAAACCGCATGTGGACAAGTTATTATTG CTGCCGCGATGAAAAATCCAGTGCTGCCAGCGCCAACTGAAGCAGAAGCGGAGAACTGCTTAAAAGATTACTTGCGGCTGGCAACAAGAAAGAAaactttaaattacattttatttagtagttaa
- the LOC134326417 gene encoding uncharacterized protein LOC134326417 isoform X3 — protein MGRCFSWDSTRPGCSTSCQCTHHTAMTHIPCNKSHQGGPFLTSVQDKARGFYLMSMQRDPSRWPMSNQCTWADASQGTGQGQGVLPHVNAPTIQQGLSRRFIPNQCAPVDRTVLEALREMDLKINYLTSLVESLVGGRRILPPQQQDDEDLNVIPLDSVEALENLEERLLSNGLKQRMINMLSLSGGHTMKKTIWRIASKVFTPNLAKSLNWCGRGDKRGLKQTACGQVIIAAAMKNPVLPAPTEAEAENCLKDYLRLATRKKTLNYILFSS, from the exons ATGGGCAGATGCTTCTCATGGGACAGCACAAGGCCAGGGTGTTCTACCTCATGTCAGTG CACCCACCATACAGCTATGACA CATATACCATGCAACAAGAGCCATCAAGGTGGCCCATTTCTGACCAGTGTACAGGACAAGGCCAGGGGGTTCTACCTCATGTCAATG CAACGAGATCCATCAAGGTGGCCCATGTCCAACCAGTGTACATGGGCAGATGCTTCTCAAGGGACAGGACAAGGCCAGGGCGTCCTACCTCATGTCAACG CACCCACCATACAGCAGGGACTGTCAAGGCGGTTCATACCCAATCAGTGCGCAC ctGTAGACAGAACTGTCCTGGAGGCACTGAGAGAGATGGACCTGAAGATAAATTACCTGACATCTCTTGTAGAATCTCTTGTGGGTGGTCGTCGAATTTTGCCCCCACAACAGCAAGATGATGAAGACTTGAATGTCATCCCTCTGGATTCAGTAGAAGCCCTAGAAAATTTAGAAGAAAGGCTTCTGAGCAACGGACTGAAGCAAAGGATG ATTAACATGCTGTCACTAAGTGGTGGACATACCATGAAAAAGACAATCTGGAGAATTGCCAGCAAGGTGTTCACCCCCAACCTTGCGAAAAGCCTTAACTGGTGCGGCAGGGGAGACAAGCGAGGTCTAAAACAAACCGCATGTGGACAAGTTATTATTG CTGCCGCGATGAAAAATCCAGTGCTGCCAGCGCCAACTGAAGCAGAAGCGGAGAACTGCTTAAAAGATTACTTGCGGCTGGCAACAAGAAAGAAaactttaaattacattttatttagtagttaa
- the LOC134326417 gene encoding uncharacterized protein LOC134326417 isoform X1, with amino-acid sequence MYLIVEFVGEEQTGPVAKSWYEDGFSWWPPYKDENRLLKSFRKSEVPQPDKGWSKHSVRILYESESFDNIVANWKKSCYTSDLNSETELRNSSTETLGKRVRKKKIYSSSEQEEEPQPAKVKKLANAPRPPAPPQRQKHGSKNNALTSTFQPGRAEQEWCNNLSDSQAPTMQQDASRWPMSNQCTWADASHGTAQGQGVLPHVSAYTMQQEPSRWPISDQCTGQGQGVLPHVNATRSIKVAHVQPVYMGRCFSRDRTRPGRPTSCQRTHHTAGTVKAVHTQSVRTCRQNCPGGTERDGPEDKLPDISCRISCGWSSNFAPTTAR; translated from the exons ATGTACCTCATAGTAGAGTTTGTTGGGGAGGAGCAGACCGGACCAGTGGCAAAATCTTGGTATGAGGATGGCTTCTCCTGGTGGCCTCCCTACAAAGACGAAAACCGACTCTTGAAAAGTTTCAGGAAATCAGAGGTCCCACAGCCTGATAAAGGGTGGAGCAAGCACAGCGTGCGAATACTTTATGAATCAG AGTCGTTTGACAACATTGTTGCCAACTGGAAAAAGTCATGCTACACATCAGATCTTAACTCAGAAACTGAGTTAAGAAACTCCAGCACAGAAACTCTGGGAAAGAGAGTCAGGAA AAAGAAAATATACTCTTCCtctgaacaagaagaagaaccaCAACCTGCCAAAGTAAAAAAACTTGCAAATGCACCAAGGCCCCCAGCCCCACCACAAAGACAGAAACATGGTTCAAAAAATAACG CACTAACCAGCACCTTTCAGCCTGGAAGAGCAGAGCAGGAGTGGTGTAACAACCTGTCAGATAGTCAAG CACCTACCATGCAACAAGATGCATCAAGGTGGCCTATGTCCAACCAGTGTACATGGGCAGATGCTTCTCATGGGACAGCACAAGGCCAGGGTGTTCTACCTCATGTCAGTG CATATACCATGCAACAAGAGCCATCAAGGTGGCCCATTTCTGACCAGTGTACAGGACAAGGCCAGGGGGTTCTACCTCATGTCAATG CAACGAGATCCATCAAGGTGGCCCATGTCCAACCAGTGTACATGGGCAGATGCTTCTCAAGGGACAGGACAAGGCCAGGGCGTCCTACCTCATGTCAACG CACCCACCATACAGCAGGGACTGTCAAGGCGGTTCATACCCAATCAGTGCGCAC ctGTAGACAGAACTGTCCTGGAGGCACTGAGAGAGATGGACCTGAAGATAAATTACCTGACATCTCTTGTAGAATCTCTTGTGGGTGGTCGTCGAATTTTGCCCCCACAACAGCAAGATGA
- the LOC134326417 gene encoding uncharacterized protein LOC134326417 isoform X4, which translates to MYLIVEFVGEEQTGPVAKSWYEDGFSWWPPYKDENRLLKSFRKSEVPQPDKGWSKHSVRILYESESFDNIVANWKKSCYTSDLNSETELRNSSTETLGKRVRKKKIYSSSEQEEEPQPAKVKKLANAPRPPAPPQRQKHGSKNNAYTMQQEPSRWPISDQCTGQGQGVLPHVNATRSIKVAHVQPVYMGRCFSRDRTRPGRPTSCQRTHHTAGTVKAVHTQSVRTCRQNCPGGTERDGPEDKLPDISCRISCGWSSNFAPTTAR; encoded by the exons ATGTACCTCATAGTAGAGTTTGTTGGGGAGGAGCAGACCGGACCAGTGGCAAAATCTTGGTATGAGGATGGCTTCTCCTGGTGGCCTCCCTACAAAGACGAAAACCGACTCTTGAAAAGTTTCAGGAAATCAGAGGTCCCACAGCCTGATAAAGGGTGGAGCAAGCACAGCGTGCGAATACTTTATGAATCAG AGTCGTTTGACAACATTGTTGCCAACTGGAAAAAGTCATGCTACACATCAGATCTTAACTCAGAAACTGAGTTAAGAAACTCCAGCACAGAAACTCTGGGAAAGAGAGTCAGGAA AAAGAAAATATACTCTTCCtctgaacaagaagaagaaccaCAACCTGCCAAAGTAAAAAAACTTGCAAATGCACCAAGGCCCCCAGCCCCACCACAAAGACAGAAACATGGTTCAAAAAATAACG CATATACCATGCAACAAGAGCCATCAAGGTGGCCCATTTCTGACCAGTGTACAGGACAAGGCCAGGGGGTTCTACCTCATGTCAATG CAACGAGATCCATCAAGGTGGCCCATGTCCAACCAGTGTACATGGGCAGATGCTTCTCAAGGGACAGGACAAGGCCAGGGCGTCCTACCTCATGTCAACG CACCCACCATACAGCAGGGACTGTCAAGGCGGTTCATACCCAATCAGTGCGCAC ctGTAGACAGAACTGTCCTGGAGGCACTGAGAGAGATGGACCTGAAGATAAATTACCTGACATCTCTTGTAGAATCTCTTGTGGGTGGTCGTCGAATTTTGCCCCCACAACAGCAAGATGA